In a single window of the Euwallacea fornicatus isolate EFF26 chromosome 5, ASM4011564v1, whole genome shotgun sequence genome:
- the LOC136339106 gene encoding transmembrane protein 256 homolog isoform X2, whose protein sequence is MGFYDFVNFVVYDNPVSKTVTSMVFRSKTSLPPVPNVTVITEKIPLWKLASEGGPFIRIAALLGASAVALGAYGAHRTFPKDREVELKLIYNTANQYHFFHSLALLGVPLCQNPKIAGILILSGTILFSGTLYYHALTTENKFGKLAPLGGTLLILGWLSMVI, encoded by the exons ATGGGATTTTACGactttgtaaattttgttgtATATGATAACCCAGTTTCAAAAACGGTAACATCAATGGTTTTC AGAAGTAAAACCAGTTTGCCTCCTGTTCCAAATGTAACAGTGATAACTGAGAAAATACCCTTATGGAAACTGGCATCTGAAGGGGGACCGTTTATTCGAATAGCAGCTTTGCTGGGAGCCTCAGCAGTTGCTTTAGGGGCATATGGGGCACACAGAACATTTCCAAAAGACCGAGAAGTTGAACTAAAGCTTATATATAACACAGCAAatcaatatcatttttttcattccttGGCACTACTTGGTGTTCCTTTGTgtcaaaatcctaaaatt gCTGGTATCTTAATCTTATCAggaactattttattttctggcACATTGTATTATCATGCCCTCACTACTGagaacaaatttggaaaattggcTCCTCTTGGAGGAACACTTTTAATTTTGGGATGGCTATCCatggttatttaa
- the LOC136339106 gene encoding transmembrane protein 256 homolog isoform X1, which translates to MGFYDFVNFVVYDNPVSKTVTSMVFVSALCILTPCSMNDCITLQRSKTSLPPVPNVTVITEKIPLWKLASEGGPFIRIAALLGASAVALGAYGAHRTFPKDREVELKLIYNTANQYHFFHSLALLGVPLCQNPKIAGILILSGTILFSGTLYYHALTTENKFGKLAPLGGTLLILGWLSMVI; encoded by the exons ATGGGATTTTACGactttgtaaattttgttgtATATGATAACCCAGTTTCAAAAACGGTAACATCAATGGTTTTCGTAAGTGCCTTGTGTATTCTCACCCCCTGCTCAATGAATGATTGTATTACTTTGCAGAGAAGTAAAACCAGTTTGCCTCCTGTTCCAAATGTAACAGTGATAACTGAGAAAATACCCTTATGGAAACTGGCATCTGAAGGGGGACCGTTTATTCGAATAGCAGCTTTGCTGGGAGCCTCAGCAGTTGCTTTAGGGGCATATGGGGCACACAGAACATTTCCAAAAGACCGAGAAGTTGAACTAAAGCTTATATATAACACAGCAAatcaatatcatttttttcattccttGGCACTACTTGGTGTTCCTTTGTgtcaaaatcctaaaatt gCTGGTATCTTAATCTTATCAggaactattttattttctggcACATTGTATTATCATGCCCTCACTACTGagaacaaatttggaaaattggcTCCTCTTGGAGGAACACTTTTAATTTTGGGATGGCTATCCatggttatttaa
- the LOC136339101 gene encoding protein phosphatase methylesterase 1 produces MTDLRKTVLGLPYKKLPQVNLGIAKSNFSPLKWQYYFDKEEYIETESGKHHVYIKGSSGPLVLCLHGGGYNGLTWSLFAKEIHENIECQVVAIDFRGHGNTKTNDDNDLSLETLSEDVAEIANNLAERENAKIILVGHSMGGAIAVSASYKIQLLIGLCVIDVVEGTALDALSSMQSILRGRPTSFKSIPHAIRWCYKGGQCHNLEAARISMPGQIINAKTRQLACDEWRDFDKIDGINLSNPIEKQLTVSETSIKEIDEETISEQEGSKLGPSASNVDETAFKRPKTTESVSNEDPYLWRIDLSQTETYWQQWFQGLSEKFLGTSCPKILILANIFGLDTKLTVGQMQGKFQLQVLAKTGHAVHEDQPRQVAELLSIYLVKQKCAETKPGFSMPLYPNTCC; encoded by the coding sequence ATGACTGATCTAAGGAAGACAGTGTTAGGCCTACCCTACAAAAAGCTCCCCCAAGTAAACCTTGGAATCGCAAAATCAAACTTTTCCCCTTTAAAATGGCAGTATTATTTTGATAAAGAAGAATACATTGAAACTGAATCAGGGAAGCATCATGTGTATATTAAAGGATCATCTGGCCCATTGGTACTGTGTTTGCATGGTGGTGGTTATAATGGTCTAACATGGTCTCTTTTTGCAAAAGAAATACATGAAAATATAGAATGTCAAGTAGTAGCTATTGATTTCCGAGGACATGGGAACACCAAAACTAATGATGATAATGATTTGTCTTTAGAGACTTTAAGTGAGGATGTGGctgaaattgcaaataatctAGCTGAGAGAGAAAATGCTAAGATTATATTAGTGGGCCATAGTATGGGGGGTGCTATTGCAGTCAGTGCTTCTTACAAAATTCAGTTGCTAATAGGACTTTGTGTGATAGATGTAGTAGAAGGTACTGCTTTAGATGCCTTATCGTCAATGCAAAGCATCTTAAGAGGTCGTCCCACTTCCTTTAAAAGTATTCCACATGCTATTAGATGGTGTTATAAAGGGGGACAATGTCATAATTTGGAGGCAGCAAGAATTTCCATGCCAGGTCAAATAATTAATGCAAAAACTAGACAGTTGGCTTGCGATGAATGGCgggattttgacaaaattgatGGTATCAACTTGTCCAACCCTATTGAGAAACAGCTGACTGTGTCAGAAACCAGTATCAAAGAAATTGATGAAGAGACAATTTCAGAACAAGAGGGAAGTAAATTAGGACCTAGTGCTTCCAACGTGGATGAGACAGCATTTAAACGTCCAAAAACTACAGAAAGTGTCTCAAATGAGGATCCTTATTTGTGGAGAATAGACTTAAGCCAGACTGAAACTTATTGGCAGCAATGGTTTCAAGGtttatctgaaaaatttttgGGCACTTCCTGTCCAAAAATACTGATTTtggcaaatatttttggactTGACACCAAATTGACAGTGGGTCAAATGCAGGGGAAATTTCAGTTGCAAGTGTTGGCAAAAACAGGACATGCAGTACATGAAGACCAACCTCGTCAAGTAGCTGAACTTTTGAGCATTTATTTGGTGAAACAGAAGTGTGCTGAAACAAAGCCTGGTTTTTCTATGCCTTTGTATCCCAACACATGCTGTTAA
- the LOC136339392 gene encoding uncharacterized protein yields MNRTSKTGLAASPTKSVPKFIKTQNIQLRAIAKPAPYKLKPYSGLYNPYPSGCSLLCNHPMDKQAKELFQKVKENWTNDERCNSLLAEEIDAIKASLSKFSCGERHLITQIDSVPEELFRRYTDTDSRPLTPAPTLASGATRASGSRRCVTPEAGGVRPKAQLVLDLRRTHSQETISYNASLQDPPIARAQNALTKATSLEEIPCNRKSATINNLLVPSPRKAKTAIINTKKLNFSTVTIEPTKENPEEKMAGISPSNKKEEDYVKRRGKRRKKKERDPFRGPPAFQVPIDPETQVAAIATDSPCLDARTSCAPNQSQDGLLKKSSSQKGSKLLCDESFAIESYLNTEILKQLRRELNEDLVDSELNLNRRKALEEALKGMPKDKTRCRELLELQDELKIPKLNEHLWIYLPRTFTRSSARFELPMNSISLSKMTPIEYLQENVSISSERKLLFNCIFNKFKTDIDSKVERKMSSHVLQEALDLLMGRPMMPEEATRFRNLVGWGDSVDFKTFCGIAALCERIMAPSYFKRLTDRKIDPSHEIEMADFELLARKINKQLVDKRLIQILCDIQTL; encoded by the coding sequence ATGAATCGCACAAGCAAAACCGGCCTTGCTGCAAGCCCCACAAAATCAGTtccaaaattcataaaaacacaaaatattcaGTTAAGAGCTATCGCGAAACCTGCCCCCTACAAGCTAAAACCGTATTCCGGGCTTTACAATCCTTACCCTAGCGGATGCTCATTGCTCTGCAATCATCCCATGGACAAGCAAGCAAAAGAACTATTTCAAAAGGTTAAGGAAAATTGGACCAATGATGAGCGATGCAATAGCCTGCTCGCCGAGGAAATTGATGCCATTAAGGCCAGTTTAAGCAAGTTTAGTTGCGGGGAAAGGCACTTAATCACTCAGATTGATAGTGTTCCTGAGGAGCTATTCCGGAGGTACACAGACACCGATTCACGTCCGTTAACCCCCGCACCAACTTTGGCAAGTGGCGCTACCAGAGCTTCTGGCTCTAGAAGATGTGTGACTCCCGAGGCAGGTGGTGTTAGACCGAAGGCGCAGTTAGTATTGGATTTGAGGAGAACTCACAGTCAAGAGACTATATCATATAACGCATCTCTTCAAGACCCCCCAATAGCTCGAGCTCAAAATGCACTAACCAAGGCTACCAGTTTGGAGGAAATCCCCTGTAATCGAAAATCTGCcaccataaataatttattggtgCCATCCCCTAGGAAAGCCAAGACTGCGATTATTAACaccaaaaaacttaattttagtACTGTCACAATTGAGCCTACCAAGGAAAACCCTGAAGAAAAAATGGCGGGAATCTCACCGAGCAACAAGAAAGAAGAAGATTATGTCAAGCGTAGAGGCAAAAGACGaaagaaaaaggaaagagACCCGTTCAGGGGACCTCCAGCTTTTCAGGTTCCGATAGACCCAGAAACCCAAGTGGCAGCCATTGCGACTGACTCTCCATGCTTAGATGCACGAACGTCGTGTGCACCAAATCAAAGTCAAGACGGATTGTTAAAAAAGAGTTCAAGTCAAAAAGGCTCAAAGCTGCTATGTGATGAGAGTTTTGCGATTGAATCTTATCTAAATACAGAAATATTGAAACAGCTTAGACGCGAATTAAACGAGGATTTGGTGGATAGTGAATTGAACTTGAACAGAAGGAAAGCCCTCGAAGAAGCACTTAAAGGCATGCCCAAGGACAAAACACGCTGCAGGGAGTTACTGGAACTGCAAGACGAACTGAAAATACCCAAATTAAATGAACATTTGTGGATATATTTGCCTAGGACCTTCACAAGGTCTAGTGCCAGATTCGAGTTACCTATGAACAGTATATCCCTATCTAAAATGACCCCTATAGAATATCTGCAAGAAAACGTTAGCATTTCCTCAGAGAGAAAACTATTGTTCAACtgcattttcaacaaattcaaaACGGACATCGATTCAAAGGTGGAAAGAAAAATGTCGAGTCACGTATTGCAGGAAGCGTTAGATCTTCTAATGGGTAGACCAATGATGCCCGAAGAAGCAACTCGATTTCGAAATTTGGTCGGATGGGGGGATTCGGTGGATTTTAAGACGTTTTGCGGAATTGCTGCTTTGTGCGAAAGGATCATGGCTCCCTCGTATTTCAAAAGGCTTACCGATCGGAAAATTGATCCTTCTCATGAAATCGAGATGGCAGACTTCGAACTTTTGGCCCGCAAGATCAATAAACAATTAGTGGATAAACGACTAATTCAGATATTATGTGATATTCAAACTCTTTAA
- the LOC136339393 gene encoding ankyrin-2-like, giving the protein MAEHSSDSDQELHDIYTHNASTVFVYDDPLLATGVIQAVIQADLSKVKTLVIAGRSANIIDNHGNTPLHVAVINNLSEIADFLLTCDDINVNCQNFYGETALFLAGKRGYLNLVEILIKAGCDVNLPTLEDTTPLHISVKYPEIVKKLILNGAEMNATDYSEETVLHEAINQQNLETLCMLLYYGADPNVPCNNGITPFMKAIILEKVDLQAALFDYVTDFNAVTKDGMTLLNLALTHFCPYVQEIIDRGADINYEDEYLNTFFMCLRVPNVDNFTLVWKHFKYQKLHSNLSYVEQIINTLEENEIYTYLRVIINSNNLAPLFVDFDFFPLYNFVTCVVIDKGAWYDIIHELLFLYASDGYSLSGDIVGQLFTMYGYTDLLYVCLHMDLDLLNNSVVSFARFLYDTRLPTKRFGSILAGGLENFPMLCLNSFVQFFRFPRLTHVHNIHLNEEYKADLKKLCQLPSLLELSRNATRDHLIFKFGLVTSKQYFLFLQNMQIASTYKDILSFRLPIYE; this is encoded by the exons ATGGCCGAACATTCATCAGACTCTGACCAGGAATTACATGATATT TATACCCATAATGCGTCAACGGTCTTCGTTTACGACGATCCCTTGCTAGCAACTGGGGTTATCCAAGCCGTTATACAGGCAGATTTAAGCAAAGTTAAAACGTTAGTAATAGCGGGAAGGTCGGCAAATATTATCGACAACCATGGAAATACTCCACTACACGTAGCGGTTATTAACAACTT ATCCGAAATAGCCGATTTCTTATTAACTTGCGACGATATCAACGTTAACTGTCAGAATTTTTATGGGGAAACTGCTTTATTTCTGGCAGGAAAACGCGGATATTTGAATTTGGTCGAAATTCTAATCAAGGCAGGTTGTGACGTTAACTTGCCCACTTTGGAGGACACGACGCCATTGCACATATCGGTGAAGTATCCCGAAATTGTGAAGAAACTTATTCTAAACGGGGCAGAAATGAACGCAACAGATTATAGTGAAGAAACTGTTCTGCACGAGGCAATAAATCAGCAAAACTTGGAAACCCTTTGCATGCTATTGTATTATGGGGCAGATCCTAACGTTCCCTGTAACAATGGTATTACCCCATTCATGAAAGCTATAATTCTTGAAAAAGTAGATCTTCAAGCTGCTTTATTTGATTACGTGACTGACTTTAATGCTGTCACCAAGGACGGCATGACGTTACTGAATTTAGCCCTAACTCATTTCTGCCCCTACGTACAGGAAATCATCGATAGGGGAGCCGACATTAATTACGAAGATGAGtacttaaatactttttttatgtgtttACGTGTTCCCAATGTGGATAACTTTACTCTTGTctggaaacattttaaatatcaaaagttACATTCGAACTTGTCTTATGTAGAACAAATTATCAATACGCTGgaggaaaatgaaatttacacgTACCTACGCGTTATCATAAATAGCAATAATTTAGCTCCGTTGTTTGtagatttcgattttttccctCTATATAACTTTGTAACTTGTGTTGTAATCGATAAGGGAGCTTGGTATGACATAATCCATGAGCTTCTATTTCTATATGCGAGCGACGGGTATTCTTTGAGTGGTGACATTGTTGGGCAGTTGTTCACGATGTACGGTTATACCGATTTATTATACGTCTGTCTTCACATGGACCTTGATCTCTTGAATAACAGTGTCGTCAGTTTTGCCAGGTTTTTATACGACACTAGATTACCTACCAAACGATTTGGAAGCATATTAGCTGGTGGActcgaaaattttccaatgctTTGCCTAAATAGCTTTGTCCAGTTCTTTAGATTTCCGCGATTAACGCACGTTCATAATATACATTTAAACGAGGAGTACAAAGCAGACTTGAAAAAACTTTGCCAGTTACCTAGTTTATTAGAATTGTCTCGAAATGCTACTCGTGATCatctgatttttaaatttggtttagTCACATCAAAGCAGTACTTtttgtttcttcaaaatatgcaaattgctAGTACGTATAAAGATATTTTGAGCTTCAGATTGCCGATATATGAATAA